The following proteins are encoded in a genomic region of Nicotiana sylvestris chromosome 4, ASM39365v2, whole genome shotgun sequence:
- the LOC104219450 gene encoding probable galacturonosyltransferase 10, protein MRRRNSDFRRPVRRRFSNVFWLTVCGLAILLLIILLSRETRDSSSRLVYTKRPYRHDRSGDGLNITEEMLRPESMARQLNDQISLAKAIVVIAKESNNLQFAWELSAQIRNSQMLLSNAASRRSPLTNRESENAIRDMALLLYQAQQFHYDSATMFMRLKAKIQSLEEQMNSFSEKSSKYGQIAAEEVPKSLYCLGVRLTAEWFRSSNLERKLKEEKQVAAKLVDTGLYHFCVFSDNILATSVVVNSTAMNSKNPDMVVFHLVTDEVNYAAMKAWFTMNSFRGVTVDVQKFEDFSWLNASYVPVLKQLQDSDTQNYYFSGNHDNSRTPIKFRNPKYLSMLNHLRFYIPEVFPALKKVVFLDDDVVVQKDLSALFSIDMNGNVNGAVETCMETFHRYHKYLNYSHPLIRQHFDPDACGWAFGMNVFDLVEWRKRNVTGIYHYWQEKNVDRTLWKLGTLPPGLLTFYGLTEALNPSWHVLGLGYTNVDSKLIEKGAVLHYNGNSKPWLKIGIEKYKPLWEKYVDYGHPLLQLCNFH, encoded by the coding sequence AGGCCATATAGACATGATAGAAGTGGGGATGGTCTCAACATCACTGAAGAAATGCTGAGGCCGGAATCAATGGCACGACAACTTAATGATCAGATTTCTCTCGCTAAGGCAATTGTCGTAATTGCAAAAGAAAGCAACAACCTTCAATTTGCATGGGAACTAAGCGCTCAAATCCGCAACTCACAGATGCTTCTTTCTAATGCTGCATCAAGAAGAAGTCCCTTGACGAACAGAGAATCAGAAAATGCAATTCGAGATATGGCACTTCTGCTTTACCAAGCCCAGCAATTTCACTATGACAGTGCAACCATGTTTATGAGACTGAAAGCTAAAATCCAAAGCCTTGAAGAACAGATGAACTCCTTCAGTGAGAAGAGTTCAAAATATGGACAAATAGCTGCTGAAGAAGTCCCTAAAAGTCTGTACTGCCTTGGTGTCCGGTTAACAGCTGAATGGTTCAGAAGTTCAAATTTGGAGAGAAAACTCAAGGAAGAAAAGCAAGTAGCTGCCAAACTTGTGGACACCGGTCTGTATCATTTCTGTGTATTTTCTGACAACATCCTTGCAACTTCAGTTGTGGTGAATTCAACAGCTATGAATTCCAAGAATCCTGATATGGTCGTCTTCCACCTTGTAACTGACGAGGTGAACTACGCTGCAATGAAGGCATGGTTCACCATGAACAGTTTCCGAGGAGTGACTGTTGATGTACAGAAGTTTGAAGACTTTAGTTGGTTAAATGCTTCATATGTACCTGTTCTCAAACAACTTCAAGACTCTGACACCCAGAACTACTACTTCTCTGGCAACCATGATAACAGCCGAACTCCGATCAAGTTCAGAAACCCTAAATATCTATCTATGCTTAACCATCTGAGGTTCTATATTCCAGAAGTTTTTCCTGCACTGAAGAAGGTTGTATTtcttgatgatgatgttgtagtGCAGAAGGATCTTTCAGCTCTGTTCTCCATAGACATGAATGGCAATGTAAATGGTGCAGTGGAGACTTGCATGGAGACATTTCATAGATATCACAAGTACCTAAATTATTCTCACCCACTTATACGTCAACATTTTGATCCTGATGCATGTGGGTGGGCCTTCGGGATGAATGTTTTCGATTTGGTTGAGTGGCGAAAAAGGAATGTTACTGGCATATATCATTACTGGCAGGAAAAGAATGTCGACCGCACTTTGTGGAAGCTTGGCACACTACCACCTGGACTGCTGACCTTCTATGGATTGACAGAGGCTTTGAATCCTTCATGGCATGTCTTAGGTTTGGGTTACACGAATGTCGATTCCAAATTGATAGAAAAGGGGGCTGTGCTGCATTACAATGGTAACTCAAAACCCTGGTTGAAGATTGGTATCGAAAAGTACAAACCTCTTTGGGAAAAATATGTTGATTATGGTCATCCTTTATTACAACTTTGCAACTTTCACTAA